One part of the Deltaproteobacteria bacterium genome encodes these proteins:
- a CDS encoding GMC family oxidoreductase, which translates to METDIHSDICVIGSGAGGAALAAEMALAGASVSVLEAGGEAPRAMLGESGLQSAIRAIRSGSYVVSSGGWIPPRVVLHGRCEGGSTAINTGNCFPLPESIHSAWKRAGAPDLSDYYRRVDTFLQVSEAGAELLGNNGRKLLEGIRNRGWKGGPMPRNAPGCTGRTICILGCPEEAKRGTNISYLPVARKKGAGVYLNTRAVRIRFAGRRASCAETISTRDGVRRTFHADQIVLAGGSLYTPALLQRSGVDTAGVGENLSIHPAFLLIPHFPGPVEMGPPSIPQSAYCSEFLESEGFLLLNQSVPQALMAPLLAALGQIGALSRGSSAGLWAALVHDEGTGSVSSDGGDGYRISYRLTDSVRRSARKAMLRLAEAAFTAGATAVTPVVLGTRQFRDSGALDRWLPDPLPERRVVTGGFHPMGTCSIGRVCEGSGQVRGYEHLYVADASLFPSASGVTPQMSVMALATSVAAGLLAN; encoded by the coding sequence ATGGAGACGGACATTCACAGCGATATTTGTGTGATCGGTTCTGGTGCCGGAGGGGCGGCACTGGCCGCCGAAATGGCACTGGCCGGAGCGTCCGTGTCGGTCCTGGAGGCGGGAGGTGAGGCACCCCGCGCAATGCTCGGCGAATCCGGGCTCCAAAGTGCCATCCGTGCCATCAGGAGCGGAAGCTACGTCGTTTCCAGCGGCGGCTGGATTCCACCGCGAGTGGTCCTTCACGGACGCTGCGAGGGCGGTTCCACGGCCATCAATACCGGCAACTGTTTTCCGCTGCCGGAGTCCATCCACAGTGCATGGAAGAGGGCCGGAGCTCCTGATCTTTCTGATTACTACCGCCGGGTAGATACCTTCCTGCAGGTGTCGGAAGCCGGTGCGGAACTGCTGGGAAACAACGGCCGGAAACTTCTGGAAGGCATCCGGAACCGGGGCTGGAAGGGTGGGCCAATGCCCCGCAATGCCCCCGGATGCACGGGCCGGACGATCTGCATCCTGGGCTGCCCGGAAGAGGCCAAGCGCGGCACCAACATCTCCTATCTTCCGGTGGCACGGAAGAAAGGTGCCGGAGTTTATCTGAATACCCGTGCCGTCCGCATCCGGTTCGCGGGCCGCCGGGCCAGTTGCGCCGAAACCATTTCCACCCGTGATGGCGTCCGGAGGACATTCCATGCCGACCAGATCGTTCTTGCCGGAGGCAGCCTTTACACGCCCGCGCTGCTTCAGAGGTCAGGCGTTGACACCGCAGGTGTGGGCGAAAACCTTTCCATCCATCCGGCGTTTCTCCTGATTCCGCACTTCCCCGGACCGGTGGAGATGGGGCCGCCATCCATTCCGCAAAGTGCGTACTGCAGCGAGTTCCTGGAGTCCGAGGGGTTTCTGCTCCTCAACCAGTCGGTTCCCCAGGCGCTCATGGCTCCCCTTCTGGCCGCGCTTGGCCAGATCGGCGCCCTCTCTCGCGGTTCCAGCGCAGGCCTGTGGGCAGCACTTGTTCATGATGAAGGAACTGGTTCCGTGTCCAGTGACGGGGGGGATGGCTACCGGATCAGTTACCGGCTGACGGATTCGGTCCGCCGCTCGGCGCGAAAGGCGATGCTGCGGCTTGCGGAGGCGGCATTCACGGCTGGCGCCACTGCGGTCACGCCGGTTGTGCTGGGGACACGCCAGTTCAGGGATTCGGGAGCGCTTGACCGCTGGCTTCCCGATCCTCTTCCGGAAAGACGGGTAGTCACGGGTGGTTTTCATCCGATGGGCACCTGTTCAATCGGACGGGTGTGCGAAGGTTCCGGACAGGTCCGGGGATACGAGCATCTCTACGTGGCCGATGCCAGCCTGTTCCCGTCGGCTTCCGGCGTTACTCCGCAGATGTCGGTCATGGCGCTGGCCACATCGGTAGCCGCCGGCCTTCTGGCAAACTGA
- a CDS encoding SCP2 sterol-binding domain-containing protein — protein sequence MVQINTDMTPKELMDRLLPELISSKLAGVSFGPIRDTVQIHIPDTGHWAALIENGTVSIRPGKSEMAYVTVVLPPGALMTALERAASEAGDLDAIDISGPLQTATGFITQELIDSLRAQIQGTIRFTLTTASGTDESLFVGFGGINTDAPTCTVQTSETDLLDIVEKGQSPQEAFMAGKVRLDGDMSILMGLVANVLPLIDTGMTFLKSYMKERR from the coding sequence ATGGTACAGATCAACACCGACATGACCCCGAAGGAACTGATGGACCGGCTGCTGCCCGAACTGATCAGCTCGAAGCTGGCCGGAGTATCGTTCGGTCCGATCCGGGATACGGTCCAGATACACATTCCGGATACGGGCCACTGGGCCGCTCTCATTGAGAACGGGACGGTGTCAATCAGGCCCGGTAAATCCGAAATGGCATACGTCACGGTGGTGCTGCCGCCGGGCGCTCTCATGACAGCACTCGAACGGGCCGCTTCCGAAGCGGGGGACCTGGATGCCATCGATATCAGCGGTCCGCTTCAGACGGCCACCGGGTTCATCACGCAGGAACTCATCGATTCGCTCCGGGCCCAGATCCAGGGGACGATCCGGTTTACGCTGACGACGGCCAGCGGAACGGACGAGTCCCTGTTTGTGGGTTTCGGCGGCATCAATACGGACGCTCCCACCTGCACCGTGCAAACGAGTGAAACCGATCTTCTCGACATCGTCGAAAAGGGCCAGTCTCCCCAGGAGGCATTCATGGCCGGCAAGGTCCGACTGGACGGGGACATGTCGATCCTGATGGGACTGGTGGCGAACGTCCTGCCACTCATCGATACAGGAATGACGTTCCTCAAAAGCTACATGAAGGAACGACGGTAG
- a CDS encoding NAD(P)/FAD-dependent oxidoreductase, with amino-acid sequence MGGSACGAILASHGFRTLILEKNPRVGGSCSWYEKDGFHVDMGTHMFIRGNKGPFGECTRRLGMGTPLKFRHAKRMVWFRGLNMDLKSPPEQWMLPLFGLIGFYQSGLPVSAIPVMARMFFDILTMPPKEIEKWNHRTIDEFMSRYTDDTFVHGAVGFLLGLYFILPTWQASAGESIWNLQHFIQDNNLGYPMGGAVAIPRTFLKGAEQHGARVLTGAPVEKILISNGRVRGVRLKNGAEFHAPVVVSTSSVKDTMFRMAGKEHLTSAYIERVEAIKGSYIAVQAKIGVRKKITEVGCVVGGSPLKIGRREINRTMLLETFRQMDSGVLPKYTPIYSPIPSNFDPSLAPPGQQIITACAVAPTADVELQDGEKAWLENLRQTLYAMIPGLRENIIFEDMFSVRAIAGWVGKSSGAAVTTAQTPDQVGRQRPGHRTPVRGLYLAGDCAGGRGVGTELACQSGMDCADLIDQDRMRAFV; translated from the coding sequence ATGGGCGGGTCGGCCTGCGGAGCCATCCTTGCCTCTCACGGCTTCCGGACACTGATCCTGGAAAAGAACCCGCGTGTGGGTGGATCCTGCTCCTGGTACGAGAAAGACGGCTTCCATGTGGACATGGGCACCCACATGTTCATCCGGGGAAACAAGGGACCGTTCGGGGAATGCACGCGGCGGCTGGGGATGGGCACTCCGCTCAAGTTCCGCCACGCAAAACGGATGGTCTGGTTCCGCGGCCTGAACATGGATCTCAAGTCGCCCCCGGAGCAGTGGATGCTCCCGCTGTTCGGGCTGATCGGCTTCTACCAGTCGGGGCTTCCGGTTTCCGCCATCCCGGTCATGGCCCGCATGTTCTTCGACATCCTCACGATGCCGCCAAAAGAGATCGAGAAGTGGAATCACCGGACCATCGACGAGTTCATGAGCCGGTATACGGACGACACGTTCGTCCACGGCGCGGTGGGATTTCTGCTCGGCCTCTATTTCATCCTGCCCACATGGCAGGCATCGGCTGGTGAATCGATCTGGAATCTCCAGCACTTCATCCAGGACAACAACCTCGGTTACCCGATGGGTGGAGCGGTGGCCATCCCCCGGACGTTCCTGAAAGGGGCGGAGCAGCACGGCGCACGGGTGCTCACCGGGGCACCGGTCGAGAAGATCCTCATCAGCAACGGACGTGTCAGGGGCGTCCGGCTGAAGAACGGCGCGGAGTTTCACGCACCGGTCGTCGTTTCGACCTCATCCGTCAAGGACACAATGTTCCGTATGGCCGGCAAGGAGCATCTCACCAGCGCCTATATCGAGCGGGTGGAAGCCATCAAGGGAAGCTATATCGCGGTTCAGGCGAAAATCGGGGTCCGCAAGAAGATTACCGAAGTCGGCTGCGTTGTTGGCGGTTCGCCGCTGAAGATCGGTCGCCGGGAGATCAACCGTACCATGCTGCTGGAAACTTTCCGGCAGATGGATTCGGGCGTCTTGCCAAAATACACCCCTATCTACAGCCCCATTCCCAGCAACTTCGATCCTTCCCTTGCTCCGCCCGGCCAGCAGATCATCACCGCCTGCGCGGTGGCTCCCACGGCGGATGTCGAACTCCAGGACGGCGAGAAGGCCTGGCTCGAAAACCTCCGCCAAACGCTCTACGCCATGATCCCGGGGCTTAGGGAAAACATCATCTTCGAAGACATGTTTTCCGTCCGGGCCATCGCCGGATGGGTTGGGAAAAGTTCGGGTGCGGCCGTCACGACCGCTCAGACCCCGGATCAGGTGGGCCGCCAGCGCCCTGGTCACCGCACGCCGGTCAGGGGGCTGTATCTGGCGGGCGACTGCGCCGGAGGCCGGGGCGTCGGCACCGAGCTCGCCTGCCAGTCCGGAATGGATTGCGCCGATCTCATAGACCAGGACCGGATGCGCGCATTTGTCTGA